GGTGGATGGCTGATCTCCAGGCAGACCATGCGCCCGCCAGGTCGCACGACGCGCAGCATCTCGCGCAGCGCCTGGCGCAGATCAGTGACGTTACGCATCATGAAGGCGGAGCAGCAGCCATCGACGCTGTTGTCCGGCAGATCGATATGCTCGGCATCGCCCACGCGCAGCTCGATGCGATCCTGTAATCCCAGGCGCGCCAGCTTGCGCCGCCCCAGGTCGAGCATTTCGGGCGTAATATCCATGCCGATCATGCGCGCCCCCGGCCCGGCCTGCCGGATCACGGCAATGGCCAGATCCGCCGTGCCCGCCCCCAGGTCTAGCCCGACCTCGCCCGGCCCCAACGCCAGACAGCGAGCAGCAAAGGCGCGCCAGCGGCGATCGAGGCCCAGGCTCATGAGGCGGTTGAGCAGATCGTAGACGCGGGCAATGCGCGCAAAGAGGCGCTGGACATAGGAGCGTTTCCCTCCAGCACGCCTGAAGGACTCTTCCAGAACTGTATCCCCCGTGACAGGTTTTTCCATGCCTTCCTCATCTCCTCCAATCCAGGGCAGCCGCAGCCACCCCGGCTTCCTTCGCTCCGACCTCGGCTCAAAGACCAAGCGGGCGCAGCAAAGCCGCAGCGGCTATTCCTATGGCCAACAGCAGGCCAAACTGCAAATGCAAAGCGGCGGTACGCTTGAAACCGACAATAAAGGCGGCGCGTTCGCGTGCACTGAGTACGGAGCGGACGTTGATAAAGGCCAGCGGGAAGCTGATCCAGACGATCAGCGTGTGCAGCGGCAGCAGGCCGGCCAACGCGAAGAGGCTCACGGCCAGGTAGCTGCCCACGACCAGCACGGCATGATAGCGGCGGGCAAAGGTCTGGCCCAGACGCACGGGCAGAGTCAGCTTGCGCACGGCCCGATCTTCCTCGTAATCGCGAATGTTGTTCATGTTGAGAATGGCTGTGACCAGAAAGCCCACCGGCACGCTGGCGGCAAAAGCCACCCACGACCAGCGCGGGATCTGTACATAGTAGGCGCCCCAGGTCATCAGAAAGCCCATCGCGATGTAGACCAGCGGATCACCCAGGCCACGCGCCGCCAGCTGGAACGGCCTGGCGCTGTAGAAATAGGCGATGACCATGCCAATGAGGCCAAAGAGCAAGATAGCCGGCCCACAGAGGACAACCAGCACCAGACCGAGCAGCGCGGCCAGCACAAAGCAGGCAATGGCGCCGCCCAAAACCTGGCCCGCCGTCATCTCGCCGCGAAAGATGACGGTACTGGCCCCGAGCGATTGTGGACTATCGAGGCCGTAGCGATAATCGAAATACTCGTTAAAGTAGTTCGTACCGATCTGGAGAAAGAGGCTCGCCAGCAGGGCCAGAGCGAAAGGCCCAGGGCGAAAGGTCCCCTCATAAGCAGCCACCGCCGTACCGACCAACAGCGGACTCACCGTCGCCGTCAGCGAAAAAGGGCGAGCATTCTTCACCCAGATCTTCCAGTCTTTCCAGGAGGCTGGCACGTCGTCTTTCCCCCCTTGCAGCGCGCTCTGCCTGGCCGCTTCCCTCCTCCCGCTTCCCCCTCCCTTCTTCTTTCCTGCCTGCTTGTCTTTCCGCTTCCTTCGGTTCCAGCCTGGTCAACGAAGCGAGAGAGGTGGGGGTGACCAGGTCAGCCGGGCCGACAGCAACTGGACCAGGGATGCACTGAGAGAAGAGAGCGAGGCAGAGACGGGCTGCTTTCTTCATCGCATCTTCGTCATACATAAGGATAGTGCGCCAGCAGGAAAACGTCAAACAGTTTTCAGCCGGGATGAAGCAGGAGAGTGTTGGGCCACCATTAAGGCGCCCGCCGAGGGCCGAGGGAGAAGAGCAGGTTAAAGCCGGGCAGGCAGCATTGTGGTCGCGGGGAAGCTGTCACCAGCATGACCCCGCGACCTATCAAACACTCAGGCGTGTCTCTTCGGCAGCAAGCTGGCGCTCGACCTCCTGGCGATAGGCCGCTTTCAGGTGCTGCAGCTGGTCGGGAGACCAGCCATGCTCGCGGGCCATCAGCGAGGCAACCGTCTCCAGAGCCTCCAGGCCACGCTGGCGATCCTCCAGGATAAGCGAGGTACGGCGGGCCAGCACATCGGCGGGCGTCATCGCCATCTCATAGCGGCAGGCATAGACAACCTCAGCCTGAATATAGGGCAGATCAGCCACCAGGCGCTGGGCGAGCGTCGGCTCGTTGGCAATCAGCTCTAACATCTTGCCTGTCTCGGTGCCATAGCTCTGCAACAGGTGAGCCGTAATATCGCCCGCCAGACCGGCGGCAGTCGCCCGTTGCACAAGCTCGGGTCGGGCCAGCGACCACTCCTCACCGCCGGCCAGGCGTAGCCGCAGCGTCGGATGGCGAGGCTGGCGTCCCTCGCGCTCGTCGAGGCGATCCACCGTATCCTGGGCCATACGACGATAAGTCGTCAGCTTCCCGCCCACAATCGTCACCAGACCAGTTTCGTTCTCCAGCACGGCATGCGTCCGCGAGAGGCGGGCCGTGTCGCTCCCGCTCTGCGCGCGCGGCTTGAAGAGCGGACGATAGCCGGCGTAGCTACTGATGATCTGCTCGCGCGTCACCCGCAGCGACAGGTAGCGGTTGAGATGCTTCAGCAGATAGGAGATATCCGCGGCATCAGGCAAAGGACGATCGAGATCGCCAGAGCCAGTGTCAGTCGTGCCCACAATGACGCGCGACTGCCAGGGGACAACGAAGAGAATGCGGCGATCCTCAGTCTCGGGGAGCACAATAGCGGCCTCGCCCACATGGAGATCGTCGCGCGAAAAGACCAGGTGGACGCCCTTGCTTGGCTCGATACCTACCTGCGGTTTCAGGCCACAGAGAGCCTCGACACGCTCGGCGAAAACGCCGGCGGCATTGACCACATGCCGGGCCTGGACCGCGATTTCAGCCCCCTCCACCACGTCGCGCACACACGCCCCGCAGACGCGCCCCTGCTCAAGCTGAAGGCCCACCACCTCACAGTAGTTGGCAATGACCGCGCCATAGCGGGCCGCAGTACGAATGAGGGTCATCGTCAGACGGGCATCATTGGTCTGAGCATCATAATACAAGAAACCGCCTTTGAGACTGGTACTCACCAGGTCAGGGGCATAGCGTAGCACCTCCTGGCGGCTCAGGCGTCGATGACGCTCGATACCGTAGCGACCCGCCATCAGGTCATAGAGCGTCAAGCCCACATCGAGCACGGCGCTCAAGCCCACCCCCCCAGGTGTAGTGAAAGGAATGCCTACCGGATGGCGGTCTCCACGATAGAGCGGCAAGACAAAGGCCAGCGGCTGCACCAGAAAAGGGGCATTGTGCAGCAGCAGGCCACGCTCAACCAGGCTTTCGTGCACCAGCGGGAAATCAAAGTT
The sequence above is a segment of the Thermogemmatispora onikobensis genome. Coding sequences within it:
- a CDS encoding class I SAM-dependent methyltransferase — translated: MEKPVTGDTVLEESFRRAGGKRSYVQRLFARIARVYDLLNRLMSLGLDRRWRAFAARCLALGPGEVGLDLGAGTADLAIAVIRQAGPGARMIGMDITPEMLDLGRRKLARLGLQDRIELRVGDAEHIDLPDNSVDGCCSAFMMRNVTDLRQALREMLRVVRPGGRMVCLEISHPPGKLLGALFHLYFYRIAPLFGAIIGKAAEEYRYLPRSLTHFPDAPTLKAIMEEVGWSEVHFHRLNGGIVAVHVATRPVPASESRTGADGADQPSA
- the menA gene encoding 1,4-dihydroxy-2-naphthoate octaprenyltransferase, translating into MPASWKDWKIWVKNARPFSLTATVSPLLVGTAVAAYEGTFRPGPFALALLASLFLQIGTNYFNEYFDYRYGLDSPQSLGASTVIFRGEMTAGQVLGGAIACFVLAALLGLVLVVLCGPAILLFGLIGMVIAYFYSARPFQLAARGLGDPLVYIAMGFLMTWGAYYVQIPRWSWVAFAASVPVGFLVTAILNMNNIRDYEEDRAVRKLTLPVRLGQTFARRYHAVLVVGSYLAVSLFALAGLLPLHTLIVWISFPLAFINVRSVLSARERAAFIVGFKRTAALHLQFGLLLAIGIAAAALLRPLGL
- a CDS encoding glycerol-3-phosphate dehydrogenase/oxidase; translation: MQLLSATTRRQNLNALQQERFDVLVIGGGVTGAGVALEAAARGYRVALVEKADFAGGTSSKSTKLVHGGIRYLPNFDFPLVHESLVERGLLLHNAPFLVQPLAFVLPLYRGDRHPVGIPFTTPGGVGLSAVLDVGLTLYDLMAGRYGIERHRRLSRQEVLRYAPDLVSTSLKGGFLYYDAQTNDARLTMTLIRTAARYGAVIANYCEVVGLQLEQGRVCGACVRDVVEGAEIAVQARHVVNAAGVFAERVEALCGLKPQVGIEPSKGVHLVFSRDDLHVGEAAIVLPETEDRRILFVVPWQSRVIVGTTDTGSGDLDRPLPDAADISYLLKHLNRYLSLRVTREQIISSYAGYRPLFKPRAQSGSDTARLSRTHAVLENETGLVTIVGGKLTTYRRMAQDTVDRLDEREGRQPRHPTLRLRLAGGEEWSLARPELVQRATAAGLAGDITAHLLQSYGTETGKMLELIANEPTLAQRLVADLPYIQAEVVYACRYEMAMTPADVLARRTSLILEDRQRGLEALETVASLMAREHGWSPDQLQHLKAAYRQEVERQLAAEETRLSV